Proteins encoded by one window of Burkholderia plantarii:
- a CDS encoding transglycosylase SLT domain-containing protein, with protein MRFLISALLVLLLAACASPGPTAPSAASDPQAAADFLRKTATSKDTVDVDKQSVGDLTTKDSDLWARIRRGFQIPDLQSDQVDMQTTWYTERPDYVQRMTERSQKYLYHIVEELEARNMPTELALLPFIESAYNPQALSVAKAAGMWQFIPGTGRTYNLKQNMWQDERRDVLASTSAALDYLSRLHDMFGDWYLALAAYNWGEGNVQRAIARNQAAGLPTDYQSLRMPNETRNYVPKLQAVKNIIANPQQYGLTLPEIPNHPYFVTVTTSHDIDVKMAAQLAGLSLEEFKALNPSFSKPVILGATQPQILLPFDNASQFEKGLKSYDGQLSSWTTYTVTERARPAAIAEKIGVDADTLMQVNKIPAGMRLKPGSTIVVPRGDDDDEDISADVAENAMLAMEPDVPDTRKMLIRVRRKQSMASLASRYGVSVGQLKGWNRTRRDLVMPGQTIVLHVPVGRAVPAEPGPERIATSVGGARIERASLHTGGKVAAHGRRAAPSKAAAKPAAKLAAKPAARSAKPAAKTASHNTKKK; from the coding sequence ATGCGATTCCTGATCAGTGCGCTATTGGTTTTGCTGCTCGCCGCGTGCGCGAGCCCCGGACCGACCGCCCCATCCGCCGCTTCCGACCCGCAAGCCGCTGCCGATTTCCTTCGCAAGACCGCGACCTCCAAAGACACCGTCGACGTCGACAAGCAGTCGGTCGGCGATCTGACCACCAAGGATTCCGATCTCTGGGCGCGCATCCGCCGCGGCTTCCAGATCCCCGATCTGCAGAGCGACCAGGTCGACATGCAGACGACCTGGTACACCGAGCGTCCCGACTACGTGCAGCGCATGACGGAGCGCTCGCAGAAGTATCTCTATCACATCGTCGAGGAGCTCGAGGCGCGCAACATGCCGACCGAGCTCGCGCTGCTGCCGTTCATCGAATCGGCCTACAACCCGCAGGCGCTGTCGGTCGCGAAGGCCGCCGGCATGTGGCAGTTCATTCCCGGCACGGGCCGCACCTACAACCTGAAGCAGAACATGTGGCAGGACGAGCGCCGCGACGTGCTGGCCTCGACCAGCGCCGCGCTCGACTACCTGTCGCGCCTGCATGACATGTTCGGCGACTGGTACCTGGCGCTGGCCGCCTACAACTGGGGTGAAGGCAACGTGCAGCGCGCGATCGCGCGCAACCAGGCGGCCGGCCTGCCGACCGACTATCAAAGCCTGCGCATGCCGAACGAGACGCGCAACTACGTGCCGAAGCTGCAGGCGGTGAAGAACATCATCGCCAATCCGCAGCAGTACGGCCTGACGCTGCCCGAGATTCCGAACCACCCGTATTTCGTGACGGTCACGACCTCGCACGACATCGACGTGAAGATGGCGGCGCAGCTCGCCGGCCTCTCGCTCGAGGAGTTCAAGGCGCTGAACCCGTCGTTCTCGAAGCCGGTGATCCTCGGCGCGACCCAGCCGCAGATCCTGCTGCCGTTCGACAACGCCTCGCAGTTCGAGAAGGGCCTGAAGTCGTATGACGGCCAGCTGTCCAGCTGGACCACCTACACGGTCACCGAGCGCGCGCGGCCGGCGGCGATCGCCGAGAAGATCGGGGTGGACGCCGACACGCTGATGCAGGTGAACAAGATTCCGGCCGGGATGCGGCTGAAGCCGGGCTCGACGATTGTCGTGCCGCGCGGCGACGACGACGACGAGGACATCAGCGCCGACGTGGCCGAAAACGCCATGCTCGCGATGGAACCCGACGTGCCCGACACGCGCAAGATGTTGATCCGCGTGCGCCGCAAGCAGTCGATGGCCTCGCTGGCGAGCCGCTATGGCGTGTCGGTCGGCCAGCTGAAGGGCTGGAACCGCACCCGTCGCGACCTGGTGATGCCGGGCCAGACCATCGTGCTGCACGTGCCGGTGGGCCGTGCCGTGCCGGCCGAGCCCGGTCCCGAGCGGATCGCCACCTCGGTCGGCGGCGCGCGCATCGAACGCGCGAGCCTGCACACGGGCGGCAAGGTCGCGGCGCACGGGCGCCGCGCGGCGCCTTCGAAGGCGGCGGCCAAACCGGCCGCGAAACTGGCCGCGAAGCCGGCCGCCAGGAGCGCGAAGCCGGCCGCCAAGACTGCGTCGCACAACACGAAGAAGAAGTAA
- a CDS encoding MFS transporter — MSSVQWRVFALFSMGYFVSYVFRGVNLGFAPLITHDLGLSAADLGLLTSLYFLGFAGAQIPAGVLLDHYGPRRVTAAMLLFAATGIAVFGFAHGIGAMMVGRLLIGIGVSVCLGAAFKAIAEFFPVARLPLVNGCVMAVGGMGGVAVGSPLAWTLGMVSWRMVCAGLCVFTILVAALLWSGAPDAARTHRQASLVSQFKGTWHILQSAAFWKIASFSVVTQGVFFAMQSLWVGPYLRDVMGFAPHQAAALVSVIGLAMMAGSFATGALARLFERRGLSVYAFCGIGMGCFVATQLAIMLRAPLPAAVLWACYGAFGGIGILSYAILAEHFPSHLIGRANTTITLVIFVLIFGFQVGVGAVLSQWPTQGGHYPRAAHLTAWTILVVLQVAGAIWYVLPGRATIGAERHPG, encoded by the coding sequence ATGTCTTCCGTGCAGTGGCGCGTGTTCGCGCTGTTTTCGATGGGCTATTTCGTGTCGTACGTGTTTCGCGGCGTCAATCTCGGCTTCGCGCCGCTGATCACGCACGACCTCGGGCTGTCCGCCGCGGACCTGGGGCTGCTGACGAGCCTCTATTTTCTCGGCTTCGCCGGCGCGCAGATTCCGGCAGGCGTGCTGCTCGACCACTACGGCCCGCGGCGCGTGACGGCCGCGATGCTGCTGTTCGCGGCGACCGGCATCGCCGTGTTCGGTTTCGCGCACGGCATCGGCGCGATGATGGTCGGCCGCCTGCTGATCGGGATCGGCGTATCGGTGTGCCTCGGCGCCGCGTTCAAGGCGATCGCCGAGTTCTTCCCTGTCGCGCGGCTGCCGCTCGTGAACGGCTGCGTGATGGCGGTCGGCGGCATGGGCGGCGTTGCGGTCGGCTCGCCGCTCGCCTGGACGCTCGGCATGGTCAGCTGGCGGATGGTCTGCGCCGGGCTCTGCGTGTTCACCATCCTGGTCGCCGCGCTGCTCTGGAGCGGCGCGCCCGATGCCGCGCGCACGCACCGCCAGGCCAGCCTCGTCAGCCAGTTCAAGGGCACCTGGCACATCCTGCAGAGCGCCGCGTTCTGGAAGATCGCTTCGTTCTCGGTGGTCACGCAGGGCGTGTTCTTCGCGATGCAGTCGCTGTGGGTCGGCCCCTACCTGCGCGACGTGATGGGCTTCGCGCCGCATCAGGCGGCCGCGCTGGTCTCGGTGATCGGGCTCGCGATGATGGCGGGCAGCTTCGCCACCGGCGCGCTGGCACGGCTGTTCGAACGGCGTGGCCTGTCGGTCTATGCGTTCTGCGGAATCGGCATGGGCTGCTTCGTCGCCACGCAACTGGCGATCATGCTGCGCGCGCCGCTGCCGGCCGCCGTGCTGTGGGCCTGCTACGGCGCGTTCGGCGGGATCGGCATCCTCAGCTACGCGATCCTCGCCGAGCATTTCCCGTCGCACCTGATCGGCCGCGCCAACACCACCATCACGCTGGTGATCTTCGTGCTGATCTTCGGCTTCCAGGTCGGCGTCGGCGCGGTGCTGTCGCAATGGCCGACGCAGGGCGGCCATTATCCACGCGCCGCACACCTGACCGCCTGGACGATACTGGTCGTGCTGCAGGTTGCGGGCGCGATCTGGTACGTGCTGCCGGGGCGCGCGACGATCGGTGCCGAACGCCACCCGGGTTGA
- the carA gene encoding glutamine-hydrolyzing carbamoyl-phosphate synthase small subunit: MLPSFSPALLALADGTVFRGYSIGATGHTIGEVVFNTAITGYQEILTDPSYARQIVTLTYPHIGNVGVNREDVEATKVHAAGLIIRDLPVLASNFRMDRTLGDYLRDEGVVAIAGIDTRKLTRVLRDKGAQNGCILTGSDDEAKAIELARSFPGLAGMDLAKVVSTDKPFAWKQTEWRLEGGYGEQTAPRYKVVAYDFGVKYNILRMLAERGCDVTVLPAQASAADALALNPDGIFLSNGPGDPEPCDYAIAATREFIERGVPTFGICLGHQIMGLAVGAKTLKMKTGHHGANHPVKDLADGRVVITSQNHGFAVDADSLPANARATHVSLFDGTLQGFELTDKPAFCFQGHPEASPGPHDIGYLFDRFTALMDTAKARA; the protein is encoded by the coding sequence GTGTTGCCGTCTTTTTCTCCCGCCTTGCTCGCACTTGCCGACGGCACGGTCTTTCGCGGTTATTCGATCGGCGCGACCGGCCATACGATCGGCGAAGTCGTGTTCAACACCGCGATTACCGGCTATCAGGAAATCCTCACCGACCCGAGCTATGCACGACAGATCGTGACGCTCACCTATCCGCACATCGGTAACGTCGGCGTGAACCGCGAAGACGTCGAAGCGACCAAGGTCCACGCGGCCGGCCTGATCATCCGCGACCTGCCGGTGCTGGCCTCGAACTTCCGCATGGACCGCACGCTCGGCGACTACCTGCGCGACGAAGGCGTGGTCGCGATCGCTGGCATCGACACCCGCAAGCTGACCCGCGTGCTGCGCGACAAGGGCGCCCAGAACGGCTGCATCCTGACCGGTTCCGACGACGAGGCGAAGGCGATCGAACTCGCGCGCTCGTTCCCGGGCCTCGCCGGCATGGATCTCGCGAAGGTCGTCTCGACCGACAAGCCGTTCGCCTGGAAGCAGACCGAATGGCGCCTCGAGGGCGGCTACGGCGAGCAGACCGCGCCGCGCTACAAGGTCGTCGCCTACGATTTCGGCGTCAAGTACAACATCCTGCGCATGCTGGCCGAGCGCGGCTGCGACGTCACGGTGCTGCCGGCCCAGGCCAGCGCGGCCGACGCGCTGGCGCTGAATCCGGACGGCATCTTCCTGTCGAACGGCCCCGGCGACCCGGAGCCGTGCGACTACGCGATCGCCGCGACGCGCGAATTCATCGAACGCGGCGTGCCGACCTTCGGCATCTGCCTCGGCCACCAGATCATGGGCCTCGCGGTCGGTGCGAAGACGCTGAAGATGAAGACCGGCCACCACGGCGCGAACCATCCGGTCAAGGACCTGGCCGACGGCCGCGTCGTGATCACCTCGCAGAACCACGGTTTCGCGGTCGACGCCGATTCGCTGCCGGCCAACGCGCGCGCGACCCACGTCTCGTTGTTCGACGGCACGCTGCAGGGCTTCGAGCTGACCGACAAGCCGGCGTTCTGCTTCCAGGGCCACCCGGAAGCCTCGCCCGGCCCGCACGACATCGGCTACCTGTTCGACCGCTTCACCGCGCTGATGGACACGGCCAAGGCACGCGCCTGA
- the leuE gene encoding leucine efflux protein LeuE has protein sequence MFGHALGITDFWTYVVGAVFIVLLPGPNSMYVLSLAAQRGVKAGYRAACGVFVGDAVLMLLSAAGVASLLKANPLLFAVVKYGGAAYLLYLGLTLLRRGSRGLRGGAAAAAPRADGERPFRKALVVSLLNPKAILFFISFFIQFVDPTYRYPAVSFVVLGTISQCASFLYLSTLILAGARLAEQFRRRRRLAAGAAGGVGGLFIGFSVKLALATMS, from the coding sequence ATGTTCGGCCATGCACTCGGAATCACGGACTTCTGGACCTACGTCGTCGGCGCGGTGTTCATCGTCCTGCTGCCCGGTCCGAATTCGATGTACGTGCTGTCGCTCGCGGCGCAGCGCGGGGTCAAGGCCGGCTATCGCGCGGCCTGCGGCGTGTTCGTCGGCGACGCGGTGCTGATGCTGCTGTCGGCGGCCGGTGTCGCCTCGCTGCTGAAGGCGAACCCGCTGCTGTTTGCCGTCGTCAAGTATGGCGGCGCCGCCTATCTGCTCTACCTCGGGCTCACGCTGCTGCGCCGCGGCTCGCGCGGGCTGCGCGGCGGGGCGGCGGCGGCAGCGCCGCGCGCCGACGGCGAGCGGCCGTTTCGCAAGGCGCTCGTCGTCAGCCTGCTGAACCCGAAGGCGATCCTGTTCTTCATTTCGTTCTTCATCCAGTTCGTCGATCCGACCTATCGTTATCCGGCGGTGTCGTTCGTCGTGCTGGGCACGATTTCTCAGTGCGCGAGCTTCCTGTACCTGAGCACGCTGATCTTGGCTGGCGCGCGTCTCGCCGAACAGTTTCGCCGCCGCCGCAGGCTCGCGGCGGGCGCGGCGGGCGGCGTGGGCGGCCTGTTCATCGGTTTCTCGGTGAAGCTGGCGCTCGCGACCATGAGTTGA
- a CDS encoding toxic anion resistance protein gives MNDSAASIDLTAASAAVVSHPAPEVAPQGEADGAVARIRTSIDIESSTAVLSFGDDAMRELGAYSDRILADVKGKDIGEAGALLSNLQEQIRSLDPESLQKQGFVARMLGTAQRAVERFVRRYEDVAGQINEVALKLEMWREAMRRDIAMLDDMHANGVQYVKNLDTYIAAGEQYVADFRQSRLPELQAALAGLSEDQLALQQERIQDLVRNIDRLERKVHDLKLARMVGLQRLPQIRIVQNGDALLMDKIHTAINTAIPAWKSQFVTALALERQKQAYETQQAVVDMTNELLRKNAEQLHQSATSIEQASQRSVIDIESVRQANELLLRTVGDVMEIQAEGRKNRAAVEVELKKLETDLRTSLARQAEAG, from the coding sequence GTGAATGACAGCGCCGCGTCGATTGATCTGACTGCCGCGTCGGCGGCCGTCGTTTCGCATCCGGCGCCGGAGGTCGCGCCGCAGGGCGAGGCGGACGGTGCGGTGGCACGCATCCGGACGTCGATCGACATCGAGTCGTCCACTGCCGTGCTGTCGTTCGGCGACGATGCGATGCGCGAGCTCGGTGCGTATTCGGATCGGATTCTGGCCGACGTGAAGGGCAAGGACATCGGCGAGGCGGGGGCGCTGCTGTCGAATCTCCAGGAGCAGATTCGCTCGCTCGATCCGGAATCGCTGCAGAAGCAGGGTTTCGTCGCGCGGATGCTGGGCACGGCGCAACGGGCGGTCGAACGTTTCGTGCGCCGCTACGAGGACGTGGCCGGCCAGATCAACGAAGTGGCGCTGAAGCTCGAGATGTGGCGCGAGGCGATGCGCCGCGACATCGCGATGCTGGACGACATGCATGCGAACGGCGTCCAGTACGTGAAGAATCTGGACACCTACATCGCGGCGGGCGAGCAGTACGTCGCCGATTTCCGGCAAAGCCGGCTGCCGGAGTTGCAGGCGGCGCTGGCCGGCCTGTCGGAGGACCAGCTCGCGCTGCAGCAGGAGCGGATTCAGGATCTGGTGCGCAACATCGATCGGCTCGAGCGCAAGGTGCATGACCTGAAGCTCGCGCGGATGGTGGGGCTGCAGCGCCTGCCGCAGATCCGCATCGTGCAGAACGGCGATGCGCTGCTGATGGACAAGATCCACACGGCGATCAATACGGCGATCCCCGCGTGGAAGTCGCAGTTCGTCACCGCACTCGCGCTCGAGCGGCAGAAGCAGGCGTACGAGACGCAGCAGGCCGTGGTCGACATGACCAACGAACTGCTGCGCAAGAATGCCGAGCAGTTGCACCAGAGCGCGACCTCGATCGAGCAGGCCAGCCAGCGCAGCGTGATCGACATCGAGTCGGTGCGCCAGGCGAACGAGCTGTTGTTGCGCACGGTCGGCGACGTGATGGAGATCCAGGCGGAGGGCCGCAAGAATCGCGCGGCGGTCGAGGTCGAGCTGAAGAAGCTCGAGACCGATCTGCGGACGTCGCTCGCGCGCCAGGCGGAGGCCGGCTGA
- a CDS encoding 5-bromo-4-chloroindolyl phosphate hydrolysis family protein, with protein sequence MSLWQCCAGYAAAFGGTALGMGVASLLAHTGLVGRLQEFDSHARFADFGPWVILLVTAGMGISLFLVLAVTGLALRQLYLLPRLHVSVGVLTAFAYFLPTVRLNVGWIVLPGALLAWWMRRALARPDPVRIEWLLYKYYHGFPVLQDWIGNAIVATWVSAAGPQPSRQPASKRAAAPAGKPALASSLFDGYLSEMRAMLPRLAGTMVEDEWSRLIEVSERIYEMAGNEPDKYSSLNHFLASQLPNAIKLGGYFVTLGKLTESDPTRAPRMLEIETSLQGLFTQFEKVHNQTVESDLAGLEVTLQLLQEDLQQAEQRQAYTPVAVKSAAGEPVRDMQH encoded by the coding sequence ATGAGCCTGTGGCAGTGCTGCGCGGGATATGCCGCTGCGTTCGGAGGAACGGCGCTCGGGATGGGCGTGGCGTCGCTGCTCGCTCACACGGGCCTGGTCGGCAGGTTGCAGGAGTTTGACAGCCACGCGCGATTCGCGGACTTCGGTCCGTGGGTCATCCTGCTCGTGACGGCCGGAATGGGGATCTCGCTCTTTCTGGTGCTGGCGGTGACGGGATTGGCGTTGCGCCAGTTGTACCTGTTGCCGCGCCTGCACGTTTCGGTCGGGGTGTTGACTGCGTTTGCGTATTTTCTGCCGACGGTGCGGCTGAACGTGGGATGGATCGTATTGCCGGGCGCGCTGCTGGCCTGGTGGATGCGGCGCGCGTTGGCGCGCCCCGATCCAGTCCGGATCGAGTGGCTGTTGTACAAGTATTACCACGGCTTTCCGGTGCTGCAGGACTGGATCGGCAATGCCATCGTGGCCACGTGGGTGTCGGCGGCCGGGCCGCAGCCGTCGCGACAGCCCGCGTCGAAGCGGGCAGCCGCGCCGGCGGGCAAGCCGGCACTCGCGTCGAGCCTCTTCGACGGCTACCTGTCCGAGATGCGCGCGATGCTGCCGCGGCTCGCCGGCACGATGGTGGAGGACGAATGGAGCAGGCTGATCGAGGTCAGCGAGCGCATTTACGAGATGGCGGGTAACGAGCCGGACAAGTACAGCTCGCTGAACCACTTTCTCGCGTCGCAACTGCCGAACGCGATCAAGCTCGGCGGGTACTTCGTCACGCTCGGTAAATTGACCGAATCGGATCCGACCCGGGCGCCGCGCATGCTCGAGATCGAAACGAGCCTTCAGGGATTGTTCACGCAATTCGAGAAGGTGCATAACCAGACGGTGGAGAGTGACCTGGCGGGACTCGAGGTGACGCTCCAGCTCTTGCAGGAAGATTTGCAGCAGGCAGAGCAGCGGCAGGCGTACACGCCTGTCGCTGTCAAGTCGGCGGCCGGCGAGCCGGTACGCGACATGCAGCATTAA